The DNA region taactttttgagcaaataaatttatttttttgttgaaacttGGCGGAgagattgttttatatttataaataattattgtgaattaaaattaattttcataatagattttaatttttttgctacTTATTTAGCTCAATAAATttccaattttataaaaattatatttttatatgtttaatctaaaaataaatatccaAGGAATGTAACTCAATTGGTAACACATATTGAGTTTGTTAGGAAGGGTTTCATCAAGTTTTAAAGTTAAACCAATATTAGATAGCTTCTTAGTAGACAATTTAGTTTCTTGTAAAATAGAATCATGCTTtcgttaattatttttcaccCTTATTTGCAAAAAGGACATGTTTCTATTTTGTATCCTACCAAGGGACAGTTTGGGAATACCATGAAAATCCAAAGGTTATACAAGTATAAGATTGCACAATTgatagtaatttaaaaaaattaattgatactatCTATAATAACAAGATATATCTACCAATTCATCCCTTAAAAAAGTTAAGTGtgttttacttaaaataattatgagatGAATAATCTTCTacaaaattttccaaaaaatatgAGTGAGaccaaaacatattaaaaaatcttGTATTGATTTATGAGAATAATCATTGATCTTAAAAGCAATCAATTGATGGTAACAATCAATGGAGGTTACACACTTGGATAGCCCAATAGCAATCCCCTAACGTTGCAACAAGACacctttaataattaaaaaacaaaggtAAATATTCACTTTTGTCCCTCAATGTGTAATTCGTTGACAAATATGTTCCTAAAagatgaaattacaaaatttagtccctcaacgtgtaaaaagtgtgacaaatatattcgGCCGTTAACTTTTGTCTGTcattgttaataaaatagctTACGTGGCATGGAAtgacaaatttgtcactgaaatgattgccAACGTGGATTGCCAACATagggacatatttgtcatacATTTTTTTGACTTATAGTCTTCCCATACGACTGACAAATGtgtccctaaaagatgaaaatgcaaaatttaatctccgaaagtataaaaagtaacaaatatatttggatattaataattattgtatTAGAGAGAAATTAGGGAAAAAgggattaaaaaacaataaaatacaaCTCAAGATTTGAACTCTTATACTTTGATTATCTATCTATTAATTCATCtatcaaattgttaattaattttttaattaatcaatataactacttattttttaaaataaaataaatttctttagttttatgatataaaaaattgagttaccatttaaaaaaatgaaagctatttattttttgaaattttttgtttcttcaattaattattaatttttattacgtACTTTGCCACAATATACCAAATGAAATGCAAGGTCACTGTAACCCCTGAATCAACGAGAGATACAATTCTATGTCCTAAAAGCAAAGAATAAACCtctgtattagttttttttttgttttgaagttaACCTTTGTATTAGTTTAaacattattgtattttttatttaaatttatttggattctttatttgttagtaattgttttcatttcattcatattatgtataataagtgtTGTCTTGAGTGAAAACACATAAGATTTATCTAAGAGattcttttatatttgatatatatatatatatatatatatattattgattaaggaaaaatacttataatttcactttagttttatctagtttaaattttatgagacttttttttttaaaaaaaatagttgattaaattctttttttaaaataaataaatttgacctCACGGCCGGTTGtgttttttctactcaaaactctcaacatattattttcaatctaaatataagGACACTTAAGTTGAAATTgggatatgaaataattttaaagattaaaagtgagaaatttagtagaaatttaataaaattataagatataagataaaaaaaattaaccaaagaTTAATGTTTCacaaggaaatcaaaataataaaatatatatatatattaaaaggaaatttaaaaaatatattacataagtACTAAACAAATAGGAACAATAAATtacaaacacataataataatagtaataataattaatcacaatctattattaatatCCGGATATATTTATTGCACCTTTTACACTTGGACTAAGTCTGACGTTAATAGCCGAATATTTTTGTCccattttttacactttcatgaactaaattttatattttcatctttcaaaaacaCATTTATCAACGAATTACACATTAAGGaacaaaatgattatttacccaaaaaaaaacaaatataaagtgTTATTTTTGAAGCCATCGTTTTACTTGACACAATTGACAATACCAAGAAATTAAGCGCATAAGCTATAAACCAAACCATCGTGCAATTCAGAAAATTGGGTAAAATGAATGCTATGAATCGTTTTATTCCTATATATCATAAATACGAAAGTAAAGTTGGGATGAAAACAACTTCCAAAAATACCGGGTAGATTTGAACTCTATATTGCCTCTAGTTGTCAGTTTTGTACTGTTTCCCCTACTATACATTTGGAAAGGTTAGGAACTAGAGTTCTTTGTTATTTCTGCACAGCCAACTGTTAGCCACCCTTGCTTGGATTAAAGACTGATGGACTATTTACCAGGTCATAGGAAAACTCTATCCAAAAATTACCAGCTGAATAGCTGGCTTCtgtacaaggaaaaaaaaaactggcaCCAACCATATGAATATCAACAGATTGTTCGTTCAAGGAAATGACAATTGCAATTCTGCCATGTTAAGTCACAGAATCCTCGGTGGTCTCAACACAATCAGTTGCAGGGCCAGTCAGAGAATCCCTGGCAGTCTCAACACAATCAGTTGCAGGGCCAgcagatgatgaaggagaagattcCAAATTACAATTATCCGTGACTGAATTCTGTAATTTTTCTACAAGCAACTTACGGATTTTCACTCTCAAATTGGACGCCTCTTGAGGTTTGAACCATCGCCTTCCAAACTGTAAGTTGACAAGTATCAGTCAACAAAACTCATTATTTGAAATGAAATCGTCTTAACAAAGAAGCAGACAGCTATTACCATATCTAAATCTTTCATTTTCAGTCTTTCCGGTGCCTCCTCCATGAAACGTTCAATGAAGTACAATACAAAAAGACCACAGTCATAGTCATTCTTCTGTTGGGGAACCTGGTGCAGTGTGTAAATGCAACAAGATGAAATATTAGAGGACATctcaaaattttagattttttaataaaaaagaaaaaaagcatcaCTATAATTATCGAAAAACTGCACAATAGTTTTCTAGCATCAATTTTAAGAATCTAACTTCAATAAGCTGAACCCACGACatgaaattttgaaacaaattccAATATCATTTTACGTGAAAGCTAAAAGTGTTTTTTCTATCATCTGTCAAGAGACTCAGTCTTCAAATGTTCCAAAGAAGAACCTCATTCCTTCAAATGTAATCACTCAGAAAAAAGTCTCAACAACTTCAACACCAAATTTGTTTCATCATGGATAGCAACAAGCTAGAAAAAGAACAGGCATGTGATGGGTGTATTAGAGGTCAAATATTAATTTCGTTAAGAACAAATGGTGACAGATATGTTGTCTTCAAACTATCATATCATAGATAGTATCATACTATGTTAGCACATTATTCTAGATTTACAACACGCAAGTTTACCTGAATGATTTGAGATTCGATTCTACGAGGAAGGCACTTCCATATTCTATCCGCAATTGAAACATCTGAAGCCATGTCTTCTCGATCCATGTAGTTCTTTTCTTCAATCAAATAGCTACAAAGCgtaatttcacatcaataagtttgatatttaaatttacGATAAATGCCTAGAAACATACAATCAGGACATAGCATTACAATGAACAGACAAGGTAAAGTTGTATTCAACCTAGCCAGATGGCCAGCGACtagataaaacaaacaaaataggcTTTTATTGATGAAACCATCAATTTTACTCAGGTCAACTGGTTTGAGTGAAAATTTATCATGCACTTTGAATGTGCTAGCCAAGTGACTAGGTTAGTGATTTTTCAGAACAGTTCTTACAACTATGTAACAGATAGACATAACTAGACCAACTATCAATAAGAATACAAGTGGCTACATTATCaagtttatttcattaaaactaCACTTATCAACCAGAACGTTGCAACATGTCTTTCAAATTCCCCCTCCCCCCCCAACCAAAAAATGAAACTCATTTTGCTGCTGCAGGGAATGcatataaaatatgtataagtagaaaaatcatcaaaagaatttcaattaaaattctgAAGTCTGAAGATATTTAGAATTAGATGCATACAAGTTGTgttaataagcaaaaaaaataaaaattatgattacCAACTCTAAAAGTAAGTTTACAAATATATAAACGTGATTTTGAAATAGAATTTAGAGTGTTGTGAAAACTTTTATTTCCATTAGCAAATGGTAAATCAAAACACATGATTTTTTCTCCAAATATGACAATTTCATCAACTTCGCAGCTTACAAAAACACTTgatcatataatcatatttgtTGCCTACAAAAAGACCTCATCAGAATtttagcataaaaaatataaatcttgCCAATCCTCACaaccaacataaaaaaaattatagcacAAAATAGTAGTGAAGTGGCAAGATGTGGTGTTTGAAATTGTATGGATGAAAGCACTTCTTTAATCTCACcttttaatattatcaaaaactGATTTACTAGAGTGAAGACCCAAAGAATCCAAATGAAGTATGATTGGCCCCGATTCATCTTCTTTGTCTGGGATGCAAATAATGATCAAGCTCCAATGAAGGCTGGATACATGAAACATGCGTAATAAACCCAGAACTGAGTAGAGGGGCAGGTAAGATATATATCTAACAATACGCTCCAGTCAAATGCAAAATTTGGGCAGGAAGTGCATGCTAGAATAAAGCATAGACAAATGAGTATAACAGTAGcaatatttcttataaataatattaaggcATAAGAAGAGATgcttagaatatatatataccaaagAAAACCAATAAAGCATGAAAATCCCTTGGAGCATCCACAAAagtaaacaaacaaacaagaaaagaaaaagaattgcccaaaagataaattaaaatcaaatatctgaatgaaagaaaggttttcagtatcaattttctgaataaCAATCATACAAACAGACTTGCATTATCTACACTTATGCTAATAACTACTTGCCTAGGATAGAGCTAAAATGCAGAAAATAAATGTATCAGAAAAAAGAgacaaatttgttaaaaaaacgaAATAAAAGGAATAATATGTCCTAAAATAGTAcagtttataattatatttaatactcTCCCTCAAGCTAGTGAATGGGCATCAATCATTCTCAGTCCATGCTAGTAAGATCCCAAAACCACTCTATGGGTAGTCCATGTCTGCCAATTGATATCCCGATCGATCATATGCTATGGTTATGAATTCTCTGTCCAATTTCTCCCTGATAAAGTGCCACTCTATCTCAAACCTGTTTTGTCTTGACATGCTAAATTAGGTTATGATATGTACAAATGCTAATCACCAATTTGATGTTGCAAAATTGTTTCATAGGTGCCTCATATTTTACATTAAGGTTATCTAAAATGATCATCCATAACAACTCAAACTCATTGTGCCACGGCTCAGAATTCAGCCTTTGGACTTGACCCAGCAACCACATTATGTCTCTTACTCCTCCATGTTACTAGGTTTCTACTCAGAACCATACAATAATCAAATGCTGACCTATTAATAATTGAACATGCATAATTTGCACTTGTGTACACTTCCATGGAGAGATTTCTAGTTTTCCACCTTCCTAAATAGCAATCCTCTTTCAGGTGTGGCTTTATAACATTAGCTAACAATACTGATATCATTCGCTAGATCTGGTCAGGTATGTCCCAGGCAAATGATTTCACTACTAACCATTAATGGTGAGTTCTATCAACCTTGACACTCTCTTCATCACTCCTCATTCAGTGGTTTTACTCAATGAGTACACCAGTAGCCTTACATGCTATCAAAGATAATTTCCTTAGAGAAATAAGGATAACTTTCTTGAAGTAGGCAACTTCAATCCCAAGCAAGTACTTTAACTAATAccatttatttcaaatttaagtgtAGTTTCTCAATCAACTCATCACCTAATATAACGATATCATCCACATACACAAATAGGACAGTGAGTTACCTTCTTCTGAATGTTTAAAGTGGCGAGTAATTGCAGAAATAGAGATATTAAATCAAGGTGTGATAATAAATAATCGGGAaaccaaaaatacaaaataaagctAATCAATTCCTAATCCTAATTACTATAATTAAGGTAACTAATTGGAATCCCACAATCCTTGCCAACACTTCCCTCAAGCTAGTGAATGGATATCTATCGTTCTTAGCTTGTAAGATCTCAAAACCATACCATGGGAAGTCCCTTCGTGACTGTTATCAATGGTGGATAGTCGAGTGGAAGGCCAAGTTTACGTCATATAAAGAACCCCATTGTGCCTTCTAGCACCACCATGGCAGGCctcccttcacaaattgcctatggcAGTTGGCAGAAAATCCGTCATGCCATTCCGCCATGGCCGCTATTTAACAACAATGCTTCATGAATACATTTGCCAATTGAAGTCCCAAGatgtatgcaatagttatgGTCCAATATCTAATTTCTCCTTGATGAAGTGCTAGTTTATTTGTGTTTGGTTTTATCATGTTGTAATGGGTTGTGTGTGATACTAATAGTACAGttattatcacaaaataacCTCATAGGATCCTTTACTTTAAGGTCAACGAGTATAACCTCCATCCATAACACCTCAAACTCCATGAACCATAGCTCAAAACTCTACTTGGCACTTGACCTAGAAACTACAATTTACATCTTATTCCTCTATGTCACCAAAATTTCCCTCCCAAAAAGCATACAATATCCTAAGGTGAACCTTCTGTCTACAACCGATTGTGTATACCTCCAACAATAATTGTCCTTTCTTGAATAATAGTCCCACTACTTATAATCAAGTGTGCTCATTTAGTTCACATGAAATAAGGAGGTAACATTTTAGCTCAAATATCTAAACATTGATAAATGATTCTTCACAACAGTCCCTTTTGTCAAGTGAATAGTAGTTTCTTCAGATAATGACCTAATTCAAAGGAAAGCACAAAAAAGAACTTCTCACCATTTACAAGAATTATCATTTACAAACAATAGTTCAATGCTAACAAGAAAACTTACTCCTCGTGTATTGGAATCAAAACATAAGCCTTCTGAAAAATATTTACACCTTTCCACCATCTTCGGAACTTTGCAAAGATCTCTCTATCACTTTGCTagatattacaataaataataaattagagcaTATACCGAAAAAAGTAGAAAGTGACGGGAAAGTGAGGAAGGCGAGGAtagaaattaacattaaaaacaaaagcatctttaaaacaaatagaaaatcACCCTAACAGATTCTCATATTATTTTCTGCTACGATAAGGACTTGGGTATTATGGGGTGCCTAAGTTCCACATCAAGTAGTATGGAATGCTCGGTGAAGTACTTAAGTGGCTTGACTCTCCCCTCTTTAACAACTAGCTTTTAAGGGAGGGTTTCCCAAGTGTATAGGTACTAATCGATTTAACGTGCCTTAATCTATAAGAAGGGCAGTTGTCCTATGTACCTACCTACAgccatggttatcaaactcacAAATTGACTCGTAAACTTATACGATTCCCAGGGTAAAAAGTTTGCCACCAAACCATTTTTGCATAAACTAGGGTAAACTCGGTCAGACTTGAACAAAATTACAAGTCTGAGCCAAAATTAACAAGACTGTGAACTGTGATGAGACTCTAACCAGCCTGACTGATGTGTGACAAGCCTCTAACAAGCTCGCAAAGACTTGTGATGACTGCACAGTGGCATGCATGATCCGGCTCGGACAATCTGCAGAGTGGTGTGTAAACAAGGCACCAATCTCTAACAGAAACTTCCATATTGTGTGTGAAAAATGAACCAATTTGACTTTAACAATGTTgaatattcattattttatgGCACTACTTTCATGTTTTGATACTATGATTAGGTTTctaatattatttgtattagGTAAACTCTTAAGAGTCTATGACTCGAGTCTACACTCCACTACTTTGCATGGAACCCATGAGTTTGACAACCTTGCCTACAGCACAAAAAAGCAACATGAGGAAAGTTTCTAGAAAACTACAAAATGATTGCacatttgtataaattactagTTTTTGTTACCAAAGGAGTGTTATTGGGTCAGCAATTCACATTTTATGCATTGCTGATCAGTTACCTAAATCTCAAAATATACCTTCAAAATTATCAAGAAAAACACATTCAATAACTCAAGAAAAAGTACCAATAACTGATTAACCAGTACTTAAACCAGTCAAGcagaaaacatttttcaatattttaaatggAACAATCAATGATGCATTATATCATAATGATTAAGAGTATGCTTACTGAGGAAAATAATCTCTGTGCATGCACATAAATACAGCAATGAATTAGCAGGAAGACAATTAAGCACCTTGTAGGAAACAGCTTCTTTAAGCTTCTTGTAGAAATATGTATTGAAAAAATGGTAGGCAGATAACGATCTATTTGTCAACAATGCTTGTTGCTGCAAATATCTAGCCAATTGAAAATGCCATAAGTAGAGAATTCAGAAACTAAACATGGAAAATATATCCAAGGACTATTACTAAACATTTTATCCAAGTAGACAAAAAACCGTCAAGGCCTACACAAAAGTTCACTAGGTTTGCAGTAAGTACGGATGTCAAATGGGCTAACCCAATCTACCAAAAAACGGATTGGATTGGATTAAACCTGTTTTTTAAGATTGCTTTGAACACGACCCACCCTTGACCCATTAGGTGTAAGTGTATATGAGTAGTGTATACGAGTAACTCAAGCTCAAACTCAAGTTTTGATTAAGGGAAAGAAAATAATCAATGTATAAATGAACCAAACAAGTCAAACTCAagcttcatatttttaaaaagctaagtacaagttttaaatttacttcattttaaataaatgaccaaaactTAGTATCTTCTACTTTTGCAAACCTAGCATCAACTTTAATTTCTTGGCTTGACTTGATACTTTGACAATGCCCTTATCAGTATACATTACTCCAATTTGGTTGGTCAAAAGCCATGAAAACATCAAATTCCcaggttattattattacaaatatTGAGTTATGAATAGTACATCAACCCATGTTTCGACCACTTAGAGGGGTTAGTTCCATTAGATCAGAAAGTTATAAAAGAAAGGGAATATACgatcatattaataaaatttaaattatttaacatcctattaaatattatatatttacacaACATTTGAAATTTAAGAGCCTGTGTTGGTCCTGCAATATGCATGATCACATTGGATCTCCAAATATAAGAAAAGATGTGAAATGTATGTGATATTTTTCCCATTCGAATGGGCCTTAAAATGCCATCACATTGGTCCTTGAAGGACAAAACTTATTGGCATTAATCATCAAAGGACCAATTTGATGTCCTCGATAAATGGAGGGCCAATGCGAAGTTTCTTATCTCATTAGAGGACAAAGATGGGTGtttgtcaaaattaaaacatgaagagactaaataaattatgcagaaattattaaataaacttaGACGATCccctataattttttaagaaagaacCAAAAAAGTTCAATCCTCTTCAATGTCTTACCAATAAAGCATGCATTGATTTACATTTTTTCCATCTATATTCCTTACAAATTAAATACAATGAGCTAAGGGTAACAAAGGAAGAAAGATAGTATATTTGTGCATTTTTCTCTCcatcacaaaaagaaaaattcttaaaaGGACCTGCAAAGGGGAAACTAGAGAAGGCTAATTTGACTTACTGAATGTAGAAGTTCATAATAGTTGATGTTAAATAGCCTTCCGGGGCAAGGCAATTTGTGTCTGTGAAACAAATTTCAACGCACTCTGGATCATCTCTGAGCCATCACAAAGTTAAGTCAACAAGTCATGCAAagtaaaaaagacaaaattataGTTGAATGACCATGTTACTGTATAATTCTTTAGAATTACCTTGATGGAAAATAGATCTTAGCTTCTTTCAGGCTGAAAAGAAACAGacacaaatcaaataatacAAAGGATTTTGTGCGCATATTGCAAAAgatgaaatgaataaataaacaaataaaagcaATCAAATTCACTTACTATTCAGgaaatttgttttctgttttctccACAATATGAGCTTCATCGTCGTCGTATTCGTCGTTGTTGTTGCCGCCATCATCGTCATCAACATCCAGAACAATGGGCAGACCCTGTTTAAAACATGTAATTTGTAAGTACTCAGTGAAGCTAAAGATGTGTCAGATCATCAACAAATTACTGATTAAATTGGGATTTGAGACCTGTATGCTAAATGTCATGAGCGAACAATATAATATGAAtggataaataagaaaaaatagacACACCTTCCTGGACCTAGAGCCATCTAATTGAATTGCCTGAAAAGCATCCTTCCTACCATGCctgtaaagagaaaataagaatcCAACAACATGAATTTATTCATTCAGAAAACCTATAGCTAGAGCCAAAACTAACAAGCTATATCTGCCACCATCTTCAGCATAAGCAGAAAAGGGTGCAGTCATGCAGAAGAGAAAAtcatatgaataattaattttcggTAGAAAGCGATGCTGATGTGATGACCTTTGAACACAAACTTATAACAAACAGGAGTGGAACATAATTGCAATACATAGAACACTTAACATTCTTatcttattttgaaaatcataGATGTACTAATTTAAGCATGAAACATCATACATTAATCCCTTTCTAAGACAGAAAAATATCTCAGAAATACTTAGAATGTTCATAAATCAATATGGCACTTGAACTCTATAGAATACTAGGAATAGCATGAGAGAATTCCTCTCAGCccctaatattttatattaaaagattaCAATTCAAATCCCCGATCAAAGTACCATGGAAATTTCATTGGAATCAGGTGGGGGaagtgaaaaataaagtaaggagaTAACTACCCCTTTGTGCTTTTGGAGGAAATGGACTAGCTTTTATTGTGTACCCTCAAATATCCATAGACACCATACCAAATATAAAAGGATACACAACCTCATGAAACAACGAATACCCTGGTATATTCTTATCTAATTGACACTGTCAAATATGCACTACATCGGTTTTATGAATGGCAAAATATACATTTCAAGTAAACTGACGATGGCAAAATGACTAAATGAAGTGACTAAATACGTCAACATCAAAATCACCCAATAATATTACCATTCTAAAATGAATTCGAATGAAAAACCACAAGACATTTTCTATTACACTTTTGGGTAGCATCTTGGCAGATTTCTCCCATTATTCCGCAGACCAAAACTGGAAGTTGCTCTGCAAGTTTTACCATCACTAAAAGTATTACGTTTGGAAAGTTTACTGGGGCATTGAAACTGCAGTTGTCTTGATGATGATCGAtgtctctttcttcttctaggCTCACCCTTGTCTTGTATTTTCTGGTAGTCACTATGTTTGAAAAGTGACATCTCTTTTCTAAATGCATCAGAAGCTGTACAATTAGTCTGCTTAAAAGGTTAAAGTCAGATAAGGTAATACATCAGGCAagtttgaaaggaaaaaattgaGTAATTTACAAATGATGCAAAGGACCTTACATTATCTTCCATTTGTTTAACAAAGCAAGATGTAAAAGTGGATTGTGACTGAGCTTGAGACAACAAATTCTCTTCTCTCAAGTCATTAGACACACCTACAAAAACAATCAGTTTCTTAGTATGCAACAAACACATATTTTAATCATATCTTGTGGCCTGCTTTACAACATGGGTATCAATCCTGGATAACAGCGTGGAGCAGATGACCTTAAAACTGCTATAGCTGGATAGTGAATAGTGGGTTGGCCGCTATTGTGAAATTTTAGATACAAGTTAGAGAGCAAGAGAAGCTAAAAAGTGAGAAATGACTGCAGAGGTCAGGGATAGATGTAAAGTACATTATTTGAGTTCCATAGTACCAAAGAGCAACTCTGTGATGCAATCACACTATACCACGCAATTGAAAACTATGCTTTACAGATATACCATTCCAAAACATCAGGTTTCCAATGATATCTATAATCTcgtaaggacaaaaaaaaacttttttccaAAAATGACACTTAGTAGACTATAACCAAGATATTCTCCCATCTTTTCAATAGAAAATCATTAATAAACAGGTCCCAAATGCAACACCATTGCCATTACACCACAAGAGCATTGGCACTAAAATTCACTTATAGATCAGTTTCAATAGCCACTTTCTTGGAGCAGTCACAAAATATCACTAGAATCCCTACTAGCAAGAAGCTtgactttcaagtttcaacccaTCCATACCTTTGTTGCCCATCTAATCCTACCATTACCATGCAAACAAATAGAACCCTACATACTCCAATGTTGACCCATAACAGGAATCACtacatattataatttaaaaaaaaaaaaaaaaacataccctCAGTAACAGCATCTGTGCTTGAAGCTTGTCCGGGTTGCGGCTTCCGGTCCTTGTCATCTTCCTGTTCtacaaaggaaaatgaaaaatcaaacaaaacataagcaaCTAAACCAAAAGCAACAAATAACACAAATTACACCAACAacgaaaaaaattcaaaaacctaGAAAATGAATGGCTCAATCAAACACAATgtcacaaaaaaagaaaagaaagaaagaataaaagaaaagcagAACCTGGCGAAGACGCTGTTGTTGCTCCCGGTGGGTAAGTTCCTGCTGGTAGCGGTCGATGGTAGCGCGAAGCTTGGTGCCTTTGTCGGGCAAATTCTTGCCGGTAACGTCGAGGGTTCTCTTCTTGCTCTGAATCGACTCCCTGAGCTTGTGATCGGGAATAGCGGAGAGGTCGTCCTGATCGGCGGAGGAGGAGGCCGGCAGGATGTCGTAGTCGCGCGGCGGCGAGTCACTTTGGAACTGCCGGCTCCAGTCAAT from Glycine soja cultivar W05 chromosome 8, ASM419377v2, whole genome shotgun sequence includes:
- the LOC114423165 gene encoding ubiquitin-like-specific protease 1D isoform X1, producing MEEQQRQQQKPKSPLPIDWSRQFQSDSPPRDYDILPASSSADQDDLSAIPDHKLRESIQSKKRTLDVTGKNLPDKGTKLRATIDRYQQELTHREQQQRLRQEDDKDRKPQPGQASSTDAVTEGVSNDLREENLLSQAQSQSTFTSCFVKQMEDNTNCTASDAFRKEMSLFKHSDYQKIQDKGEPRRRKRHRSSSRQLQFQCPSKLSKRNTFSDGKTCRATSSFGLRNNGRNLPRCYPKVHGRKDAFQAIQLDGSRSRKGLPIVLDVDDDDGGNNNDEYDDDEAHIVEKTENKFPEYLKEAKIYFPSRDDPECVEICFTDTNCLAPEGYLTSTIMNFYIQYLQQQALLTNRSLSAYHFFNTYFYKKLKEAVSYKQSDREIFAKFRRWWKGVNIFQKAYVLIPIHEDLHWSLIIICIPDKEDESGPIILHLDSLGLHSSKSVFDNIKSYLIEEKNYMDREDMASDVSIADRIWKCLPRRIESQIIQVPQQKNDYDCGLFVLYFIERFMEEAPERLKMKDLDMFGRRWFKPQEASNLRVKIRKLLVEKLQNSVTDNCNLESSPSSSAGPATDCVETARDSLTGPATDCVETTEDSVT
- the LOC114423165 gene encoding ubiquitin-like-specific protease 1D isoform X3, translated to MEDNTNCTASDAFRKEMSLFKHSDYQKIQDKGEPRRRKRHRSSSRQLQFQCPSKLSKRNTFSDGKTCRATSSFGLRNNGRNLPRCYPKVHGRKDAFQAIQLDGSRSRKGLPIVLDVDDDDGGNNNDEYDDDEAHIVEKTENKFPEYLKEAKIYFPSRDDPECVEICFTDTNCLAPEGYLTSTIMNFYIQYLQQQALLTNRSLSAYHFFNTYFYKKLKEAVSYKQSDREIFAKFRRWWKGVNIFQKAYVLIPIHEDLHWSLIIICIPDKEDESGPIILHLDSLGLHSSKSVFDNIKSYLIEEKNYMDREDMASDVSIADRIWKCLPRRIESQIIQVPQQKNDYDCGLFVLYFIERFMEEAPERLKMKDLDMFGRRWFKPQEASNLRVKIRKLLVEKLQNSVTDNCNLESSPSSSAGPATDCVETARDSLTGPATDCVETTEDSVT
- the LOC114423165 gene encoding ubiquitin-like-specific protease 1D isoform X2, which encodes MEEQQRQQQKPKSPLPIDWSRQFQSDSPPRDYDILPASSSADQDDLSAIPDHKLRESIQSKKRTLDVTGKNLPDKGTKLRATIDRYQQELTHREQQQRLRQEDDKDRKPQPGQASSTDAVTEGVSNDLREENLLSQAQSQSTFTSCFVKQMEDNTNCTASDAFRKEMSLFKHSDYQKIQDKGEPRRRKRHRSSSRQLQFQCPSKLSKRNTFSDGKTCRATSSFGLRNNGRNLPRCYPKVHGRKDAFQAIQLDGSRSRKGLPIVLDVDDDDGGNNNDEYDDDEAHIVEKTENKFPEYLKEAKIYFPSRDDPECVEICFTDTNCLAPEGYLTSTIMNFYIQYLQQQALLTNRSLSAYHFFNTYFYKKLKEAVSYKQSDREIFAKFRRWWKGVNIFQKAYVLIPIHEDLHWSLIIICIPDKEDESGPIILHLDSLGLHSSKSVFDNIKSYLIEEKNYMDREDMASDVSIADRIWKCLPRRIESQIIQVPQQKNDYDCGLFVLYFIERFMEEAPERLKMKDLDMFGRRWFKPQEASNLRVKIRIL